GTTCAAAACTCCATttgtctggaaaatacttcGATTCCCTATTGTGCGGCTTTATATTCTGtatgaattatatatttttttattgtgccCATGTGCATGCAGGTTGGGAGAGCCAGCTACTTGAGACAGGATTCCTCGGTATTTTTTTGTGTCCTTTATGGAGTCTTGCACAAATTCCCCGTCACTGTCCACCTTCTCTCATCTCCATCTGGTCTTTCCGCTGGCTCATAGTGCGAATCATGCTTGGGGCAGTAAGTAtggcgcacacacacttatgaCATATGATGACATATTATTCAAGCATTATACTTGCTTATgcaatttatgtttttaaatcaagttttattttttccatactATACAGTAGTAGTGCTTCATTTCCTGATCAAGGTAGGTAAGGAATATTGTAGAGCCCCAGTCACAGTCAGCCTTGCCAACTGTAGTGGCCACTTTAATCTTGTATATTTTGCTAAATTccaatattaatacattataatttatttctgaaacaaGCAATTTATAGAAATCAATAATAGTTGATCCACAAGATGGCAGTCTGTTAGTCAAGTAGTCAAAATGCAATATATGTGAGTAGGGAAAAATCCAGGAGACTGAAGCATTACCTTTCATATTAAGAGGTGGCTGTAGAGCAGGGTGTGTGGCAAGTCATTAtgtgatgagtttttttttatgttagtaGAGCAGAGTGATATAAGTTAGTTAGGATAAGAAGTGAGGAGTAACAATCAGGAACTGATTAGGAACTTTTCATTCCTTttaaatttttccttttttaaaaaaagtcctttttatatattaataaataactaaaggGTGATGATTACACTAGTTTCACTTATGTTCCTTCCTACCTTTCTGAAATACTACACCTATTTTTACTGTGTTGTGCTCAAATCGACATACTATCTTTAAGGCcataaaaactatttaaatactattgactttttaaaaaaaaaaacccatgtaAGTGATGTGAATACACCAGGGAAATTCACCccaatttataaaaaataatattactctattaaaattatgaaattatttgcATAATAGTGGCATTAATACTGTTAGGATACCAGTTGCACTGTCATTCAAATTTGCACTGCATACAGGGTCATATCACCTCTCAATGCATTACACTCTCATTTACAAGGTTATGCTTTCTCTTTTGCATGACTTTTGTCTGAAGCTTTATGTTCAGGTCCACCCTCAAGAATTATGTCAAAGATCCAATGCTTTAGCCTACATAAATacaactgttaaaaaaaaaaaaaaacttaattaagATGTGAAATGGTTTTTCACTGTTGGTGCTGGTGTGAAGGATCAACTACATaaagcttctctttttcttacAAAATCAATGGAATAGATGGACTGATAGCCTGAcatcagagaaagagaaatagataGTAGCCTCTCTCAGAATAACAAGAACTTCCCAAAATTTAGAGGTGACCACCATTTTATACCTCCTgagcatacactatatggccaaaggtatgtggacacccatCCTAATTATTGTTctcaggtgtttcagccacacccattgCTAAAAgttgcataaaatcaagcagtcTCCATTAACAAACACTGGCAGAGAATGGGTCGTCCTGAAAAGCTCTGTGACTTTAAAAGTGGCATAGGATGCAACCTTTGCCATGAGTCAGTTTACTTCTTTCAGTTTCTTCTCTGCTAGATCTGCCCCATTCAACTGTAAGTGCtgttattgtgaaatggaagcatctaggagcaacaacagctcagaCCAGCCCTCTTAGCACAACAGTACAACAGATTAAGTACTCCCTTTTTCTGACACAGTCTGTAAACACTGTGCTTTTAGGGATTGTATTTCAGATATTGAGACTGCTGATGAGATGCAGATTGAGCAAACTGAAAGATGGGTGTTTGCATCTGGATCAGTTGGTAAGAAGAGTTAGTAGTAGATGTTTGTGAGTGAGTTCTGGtttagtaaacaaaaaaaaagtaaactaaaaATAACCTCATGAGAGTAGAGGATAATAAAGCtattgtgtctgtatttgtcaCCAGTGCAAATCTCCTGAAACTTCTGGTTGGTGACTAGACTAACAAATGATATATCTTTTTAGTTTCAGTCTCTGTCAAAAATTGAGATGGGTTTGTTCAATATTTTTAAGGGGTTGATCAAGATCAGAGGAGATCGTTGTTGGAGGGACTTGACCTGCATGGACTATCACTATGAGGtaagtatgtttgtgtgtaagggGAGAGCCAGCACAGCAtgtgaatgctttttttttgtaatgtacaAGTTTGCCCATATTGTCAGCAAGTACAGTACAGTTTCACTGAAACCAAAAGTTGTCCCTTGTTAGAATTCTACAACACTCAAAAACACTATCAACTAACAGTACGTACATCTAACATACAACACAGATGTCACAAATTGCCATACAAACATAGGTGCCATGTAggtgaaaaatatattacaatacattatatatatatatatatatatataaaacattaaaaccagtgacaggtgaagtgaCATTAAGTGAAGTGACAAATAACATTGATTaactcattacaatggcacttgtcaaggggtgggatatattaggcagcaagtgaagagtcagttctcaaaggtgttgtgctggaagcaggaaaaatgggcaggtGCAAGGATCTGAGTGCCTTTGACAAAGTGCCtttggccaaattgtgatggctagatgattGAGTCAGAGCATGTCCAAAACGACAGGTCTTGTGGGTGTTCCTgttatgcagtggttagtacctaccaaaagttgtCCACGGAAGGACAGCTGGTGAACTGGCGACaaggtcatgggctcccaaggctcagtgatgcgcgtggggagtgaaggctagcccatttgttccgatcccacagaagagctactgtagcacaaattgctgaaaaagttaatgctggctatgatagaaagatgtcagaacacagtgtatctcagcttgctgcgtatggggctgtgtagctgcagaccattcagagtgcccatgctgacccctgtcctcTGCTGAAaatgcctacaatgggcacgtgaggatcacaactggaccatggagcaatggaagaagtcagcctggtctgatgaatcaagttttcttttacatcatgtgaacgggtgcgtgtgtgtcacttacctggggaagagatggcaccaggatgcactatgggaagaaggcaagctggcggaggcagtgtgatgctctgggcaatgttctgctgggaaaccttgtgtcctggcattcatgtggatgttactttgacacgtaccacctacctaaacatggTTGCAGAcaagtacacctcttcatggcaaTGATATTCCCTATTGACAGcggcttctttcagcaggataatgcgccctgccacactgcaaaaattgttcaggaatggtttgaggaacatgacagagagtTCAAGgttttgacttggcctccaaattccccagacctcaatctgatcgagcatctgtgggatgtgctggacaaacaagttggacccatggaggccccaccttgcaacatACAAGAcgtaaaggatctgctgctaacgtcttggtgccagatactacagcacaccttcagaggtcttgtggagtccatgccttgacaggtcagagctgttttgtggCACAGggaggacctacacaatattaggcaggtggttttaatgttatggctgatcggtgtgtgtgtatgtgtatgtgtgtgtatatatatatatatatatatatatatatatatatatatatatatatatatatatatttatttatttatttatatacagtgaggtcaataagtatttgatcaccCTGTGATTTTGCAAGATCTCTTACTTATCAGCCAGATTTCTGACCCTCAAAGACctgttattttgcttttaaatagtCCAGCTACACTTTGCTCATGATTCTAAATTAGTAGCACCTGTTTGAGGTCGTTAGCTGTCATAAAGACACCTGTGCACCCCACAATCAGCCAAAGTCTAAGTAGCAACATGGGCAAAACCAAAAAGCTGTCAAAAGACACAAGAGACAAAATTGTAGACCTTCACAAAGCTGGAAAGGGCTACGGGGCAATTGCCAAGCAGCTTGGTGAAAAAAGAACAACTGTTGGAGCAATTGTCAGAAAATGGGAGAGGCTAATGATGACTGTCAGTGTCCCTCGGACTGGGGCCCCACGGAAGATCTCTCCTCGTGGGGTATCAATGATGCTAAGAATGGTGAAGAATCAGCCCAGAACTACACGGGAGGAGCTGGTCAATGCCGTGAAGAGAGCTGGGACCATCGTTTCCAAGGCTACTATCAGTAATACACTAAGACGTCATGGTTTAAAATCTTGCATCGCATGGAAGGTTCCCCTGCCTAAGTCAGCCCATGTCCAGGCCCGTCTGAAGTTTGCCAGGGACCATCTGGATGATCCAGAGGAGTCATGGGAGAAAGtcctgtggtcagatgagaccaaagtagaactttttggtCTTAACTCCATTTGCCATGTTTGGAGGAAGAAGAATGATGAGTATCATCCCAATAATACCatacctacagtgaagcatggggcTGGAAGCATCATGCTCTGGGGGTGTTTTTCTGCACAGGGGACAGGATGACTGCCTTGTATTAAGGAGAGTATGAACAGGGCCATGTATTGTGACATATTGGGCAAAAACCTCCTTCCCTCAGTCAGAGCATTAAAGATGGGTCGTGGCTgggtcttccaacatgacaatgacccaaagcacacagccAGGAAAACCAAGGAGTGGCTCCGTAAGAAGCATATCAAGGTTCTGAAGTGGCCTAGCCAGTCTccagacctaaatccaatagaaaatCTTTGGAGGGAGCTGAAACTCCGTGTTGCTCAGCGACAGCCCTGAAACCTGACAGATCTAGAGAAGATCTGTATGGAGGAGTGGGCCAAAATCCCTCCTGCAGTGTGTGCAAACCTGGTGAAGAACTACAGGAACCGTTTGATCTCTGTAATTGTTAACAAAGGCTTCTGtaccaaatattaaaattttttgactcaagtgatcaaatacttatttgacacagtaattcacaaataaattgttaaaaaaatcatacaatgtgatttctggatttttatttatagattctgtctctcacagtggAAATGCACCTATGCTGAGAATTGTAGACCCCTCCATGATTTCTAAGTAGGAGAACTTGCAAAATCACAGggtgatcaaatacttattgacctcactgtatataaatatatatatatatatatatatatatatatatatatatatatatatatatatatatatatatatatatatatataaaatttagcTAACAACTGTCAGCAAAATAGTAGTGTCATTAAAACTGTTATTAAagtgttattaataattaaacattaaatggaaCTGAATAGaagcagttgattattttttttacttaaaattttaaaattttaatgttttttctttccccctttATAGTGTTACAATTTAGTTTTTGTaagcattaaataaaactataatcaAATGCTTCTATTCAGttccatttaatgtttaattattaataacactTTAATAACACAAATTATTTGCAAAGCTATCACCATACcaacaatatctcagaaaagtgtattataacacatttatcacaatatctaTATTATGTCATCATATCATCCAACCCTTGTGCCAcaaatgaacagacagacagatcagacTTATCAGATCAGTAGTGTATAGACAAAACCACAAATGTACATATAAGGTGCTTAGTATGTACTGTAATCATACCGGGTACATTCCAAGAGATAAGGTGCAAATAAAacgtatatgtgtgtttaaCAGTCTGAGATCCTCAGAAGCAAGATTCTATGCAATTATAATGGGTGTTACTGTACCTCAGGTGTTACTCTACTTGCTTTCTCTTaattggctccagatccactgtcaccctgaacaggataaagtagttactgaagatgaatgaataaataatatataggagcaaaataattttattgtgacacaaaggtTAATTTGTGCATTGCATAAGTGTGCTTGGTAAAGCCACCTTTGGCTGAAATTACAGTTAAAAGTCTTCTGAGATTTGTTGTCTCTATTAGCTTTTCACACCTTGATCCTGATATTTCTGGCCATTCCTCTTGACAGCATTGCTCAGTCCCTGTTAGATTGGATGGAGACAGTTTGTGAACACCAGTTTCAGTCAGCTTATGGTCTGGgaaaagactggactgtggttttaaaccactccagtgtagctcTGATTGTATGCTTAGGGTCATTATTTTGTTGCAAGGTGAAGATCTGCCCCAGTCCCAAGTCTCCTGCAGACTGGAGCAGTTTTCTTTTAGGATTGCCTtatatttggctccatccatcttttgCTCAACCACGACCACTTCCCCAGttactgctgatgaaaagcatccccacaatAATATACTACTATCACCATGCTTCCCCGGGGCCGAtagtgttctcagggtgatgagatTTGTTGGTTTTCCTCCAAATGTTCCACTTTGACACTTTGTAAAACCAAGTCTAAAAAGTTTTCAAATTTGGTCAAACCAGAGAACCTCTCCAACATGCCTTTTGGCAAACTGCAAGTAAGGTTTCATATGGCTTTCATGCTTTTCCATGATGACTTGCTAATGACAATATTTACTTTGTTTGgtttattgctgtttactgctctttgcacagtactgtataatcCCATAATACGTACGGCACTGAACATCACACAAGCTGTCAGTTTTGTTCAGTTGTGTATATATAACTAGAGCTGTGGTCAACATGCAGCCAGTGACTAGCAGAACTACCATTACCTTACATTTTGTCTTTGTTCTCCTCAAACAGACACAGCCTGTTCCTAACCCCATCTCATACTTTTTGCACCACACCCCTTGGTGGTTCCATCGTTTCGAGGCCATAAGTAATCACTTTATTGAGCTCATAGTGCCTTTCTTTACTTTCATGGGCCGACGCATGTGCATGGTAAATGGAGTCCTGCAAATCCTCTTCCAGGTGATgaacatgcacatacatgtatacaaacatgcacacaccccTAAGAGTCAGATTTCAGCCGTTAAttttaagatatataaaatgatCTGTGGCCTGATAAATATAGTGTAtggacatataataataataataataataataataacaataataataataaaaagaagaagaaaaagaagaaccacaaccacaaccagCTATTTGCATTGGTTGATCTGAAAGGAGCTTGGTGGACAAGTGCCTGAGAAGTGGTATGAACATTAACAGCAGTAGTTAATATTGAAGACACACCATTACATGGGAAATGGAAGTGCACACCAACCGTACCATCGCAGCAAACCATCCTGATTTGGTGGCCCCCTGTAAGAAGGAGAAGCGTCATGTTCAAAGAAGCCAAAAatctgaataataattaaaataaagatcTGGAGATTGAAATCAGCAGGATGTGGAGAGCCAAGACCAGAGTTGTGCCTGTGGTGGTCTGGGCTCTTGGAACCATCAAGAAAGGATTCGACAAGAACCTGCAGGAGCTACCGAGACAACAGACAGCCCAAGAAGTGTAGAAGATTTCACTGATGGGAAACACACATATCCTAGGCAAAGTGCTGGAATAAACACTGGTCGGGACACAAACATTTCAGCAGCCACTGGCTAATTGCCAAGAAAacaaagaattattattattattattattattattattattattattattaacaacaacaataataatatatttatattgagttTATTATCTCAGCATGTTTTACATGCAAAAAATTTAAATCCAAAACAGTATTTATatgataaaatgcattaaaaacataaacgtgaattgctaatgaattaattatatgTCTAGGAGGATCACTACATATTATGAAAAGTATATTTTCATACTACTCAATGACTAAGATTAGTATGTTTTCAATTTTGAATGTATTAATTGAGCTACAGAGTGTTCCTATTGTCCTTTGTAACACTATTGTAAAATGTAGGGGTaatgtggagagaaaaaaaaaagtcttccaCTGATTTTCAGGACTAACATTAGGCTTGCCTCAGCTGAGTGAAGTCCTTTTCATAGTCAGGGAGATATTTCTcattttggtgtttgttggatGATGGCTATATACttactgtatttgtttgtgtatgtatttgttttttaggCAGTTCTTATAATCAGTGGGAACCTTAGTTTCCTGAACTGGCTAACTATAGTACCAAGTATAGCTTGTTTTGATGATGCAGCCTTAGCATTTCTGTTTTGGCCCATTCGACAAACTAATCAGACCTTACTGAAGATGCAGAATGAGGAGGCAGCAGGACAAACAGCTACTAAAGGTGTGTGTAAGTTTGCAAGTGTCTGTTTTTGCATGATTTAGGTTTTTTCCCCAagagtgtgtattgtattttatttacttatttatttatttggccaGTGAGCCTTCAGTGTACATGCAACCATGCATAATGCTAAATGGCCATGTTATAACTTTTCATAAAaagttttatagtttttttctgtttttgtcctTAAGGCATGCTCATTAGACGTGTGGTTAATGTGGCTTTTGGAATTTTAATTGCATATCTGAGTGCTCCTGTGGTGATCAACCTCCTAAGCCCTAGACAGGTGATGAATACGTCTTTTGACCCTCTCCGCATTGTCAACACTTACGGGGCTTTTGGCAGGTGAAGCttgtttttagaatttttagaaTCGGAGTGTAATAGATTACAGTTCCTAGATTACTtgattaaatttttgttttgtttgttaattatttgtcaCTCTCTGTAGCATTACTAAGGAGAGAACAGAAGTGGTGTTCCAGGGCACGCTGAATGCTACACATTCTGGTGAGGGTGTTGTATGGGAAGAGTATGAGTTCCTGTGCAAACCTGGAGCTCTAGATAGGACACCTTGCCTCATTTCCCCTTATCACTACAGACTGGATTGGCTGATGTGGTTTGCTGCCTTCCAAGTAAGGGAGAGATATGTTAACGGATATGTTAACGGAAATGATTTCTATATCATTCACTAAATATATGTGAAAATCAACACAAATTGAAGCATGTGTTATCATTTTTCCTGAAAGCTTCCTGTGTTTATGTTCCTCTTATCCCTCCAGACATATGAGCAGAATGAATGGATCATTCATATAGCAGGCAGACTCCTAGCGAATGACTCCACTGTGCTCTCATTAATGGACCACAATCCATTTCAGGGCAAAGACAAACCTCGGTAAGACCCAGTACATAGTAAACATTCAATATCTGTCTTAACCAATATCTAGCATGTACGAAGTATCCAATGGACTCTGATAATATTTAATCTGAGGGTCTGTTTCAGGTACAGTCTGCATTGTTATTACAGTCGTGTACAGTTGTTATTGAGTTGTCTCCTGCTGGCCTACAGAAGTGTACATTTGGTAAAACCAAAAAGGTTTCCAGTTATATTAAGCGCCCACAGTAAATTTGACCCAAGTCAAGTCCTGTGACCTTTATGGAAGGTCCACATGGGTCTAACAAGCTCTTTAATGCTGCTGGATGTAAGAGTTGGTGATTTTGGGGATAGTaaaagcctctctctctctctctctctctctctgtgtgtttgtgtgtgtgcgcgtgtgtgcgagagagagagtgtgtgtgtgtgtgtgtgtgaatgcttgTGCATGTGACAGAAGGGCTCTGGAGGCAGGAGCTTCTCTTAATAACTTTTAATAATGAGCATTTTCAGTGCATGCTCCATAAACCCAAAGGAACAtccagagaaaaaaacaaacaaactaaacagTTTACTATCTCAAGTTCTAGGACTTGTGTCGCCGTCAGCTCtgtctgtttcatttctttccaaTAAAGTTCTAAGCACCTACTGAAGcaaaaaagcacacacagatGAGCACAAATAACTCTTTACCCACCTCCTCTCTCCATCCGCAGCTAATGCTCGAACACACTCTTGCTGCTACGGTGCTACTTGGGGAAGAACATTTTAATACGTGGGTGTGTGCTCATTTTCTCTAAGCTATTTAATCTGACTTTTTGGGGCCCTAAGCAAGTTATTGGGCTCTCTTAACTAGTATGATTCATTATGCCTCAGCAGCTTTACAGGTGGAGTGGAGATGGTGGCAGAATAAGCAGCTGCATTTGTCTGTGTTATCCCCACAGTATACACAAATTAATATCTTTTAATCTCCTGCACATCAAATGCATATACTTTGAATAAGTATTTGCTTAACTGCAGATAACAAGATGTTTACTTGGCTTTAGTTAAAAAGGTTTCATTGATTATTTGGAATATTTCGTTAATACCTaatacaaaacacaaatcaTTGCAACAGTATAGTTGAGTGCAAATAGTTGCATCCCCCATGATCTCTtggtgaaaaaggaaaatatgttTCTATTCTAAAATTGATGgacaaaattaatttaaatttggtCTTATCCTGCAATAAGGTGTATGGAAACAATGCATAGTGCGAGTGCTGTAGAGTAACTTGTTTGCACTGATCTTTTAGGTTAAGCCCAGGTCTAAGGCTTTACAACAGCTTCCATGTCCAAACATACAGCTCGTATTTGGTGATATAATGCATAAAGAAGATAAGAGATATATGTTATCCTTATtagccattaattaattgtagtgAAGCAATGTGTAGTGGGCACATGCATTTAAGGGGGTGCAACATTTAAGGGGGTACCCCATGACCAAACATACAACACCAATTTGGTCTAAATCAGACAATGCATTTAGAAGATATGAGACTCATCCTGTTTCCCTTTTTAGTCATTAATTTAATCCCTTGCCATGGCCACACCGTTCACAATTCACCATTCACAATTTAGCATCTTCAGTGTCTTCACATAATGTTGACCACATTTGGTGAGAATTGCATGAATCCCCTTGAAGGAGTATTTAAAAATTCAGAGCctgaaattttcaaaaaaatcctaattaaatccaaaatgacctACTTCCTGTTGGCTGGCACTAATGACTGTCAATTTGATAGTTGTCCAAGCTGAGAAGTAGTCAAAAGGAGGCACTACAGAGTCAAAACGGGGCGCTACAGAGCCCCCCTCCACGCCCATGTCTTAGCTTTTGCCTACACCTAACGGCCGATGACTCTGATGGGTGTGCTGactttcatgaaattttaagcaAGCTTCAAGACACTCGAATATACAAAGAAAAGAGTATTCAAGTTTGATGCATTACCACAGCAGCACTATTTAAGATATCCAGTTCTGACCAAGTTTGAAGCGATTTGGGTAAATATAAGAAGACTATTTAAAAGCCTATTTTAAGTGACACACTTAAGTTGGTGGTGCTAT
The sequence above is a segment of the Pangasianodon hypophthalmus isolate fPanHyp1 chromosome 12, fPanHyp1.pri, whole genome shotgun sequence genome. Coding sequences within it:
- the lmf1 gene encoding lipase maturation factor 1 isoform X2, with amino-acid sequence MLDSCGWESQLLETGFLGIFLCPLWSLAQIPRHCPPSLISIWSFRWLIVRIMLGAGLIKIRGDRCWRDLTCMDYHYETQPVPNPISYFLHHTPWWFHRFEAISNHFIELIVPFFTFMGRRMCMVNGVLQILFQAVLIISGNLSFLNWLTIVPSIACFDDAALAFLFWPIRQTNQTLLKMQNEEAAGQTATKGMLIRRVVNVAFGILIAYLSAPVVINLLSPRQVMNTSFDPLRIVNTYGAFGSITKERTEVVFQGTLNATHSGEGVVWEEYEFLCKPGALDRTPCLISPYHYRLDWLMWFAAFQTYEQNEWIIHIAGRLLANDSTVLSLMDHNPFQGKDKPRWIRGEHFRYKFTKPGSASAAKGKWWVRKRIGPYFPPVNLEGLRKYFRSRNWPLPDI
- the lmf1 gene encoding lipase maturation factor 1 isoform X1, coding for MRKQRASMATTSENFECRESTLRRRYKGETLSLGEQSDNSDSETVHQNEKYNKKEKVGLGTGTYWLTRIVLLRSIAFVYFVAFTVAYNQNKQLIGEKGLTPCEDYLRSVKRYVGGKISMAALTYAPTILWFLDWEDMNANLDGIALAGLALSGFVLLLGRANMIIMAVLWILYHSIVNVGQLWYSFGWESQLLETGFLGIFLCPLWSLAQIPRHCPPSLISIWSFRWLIVRIMLGAGLIKIRGDRCWRDLTCMDYHYETQPVPNPISYFLHHTPWWFHRFEAISNHFIELIVPFFTFMGRRMCMVNGVLQILFQAVLIISGNLSFLNWLTIVPSIACFDDAALAFLFWPIRQTNQTLLKMQNEEAAGQTATKGMLIRRVVNVAFGILIAYLSAPVVINLLSPRQVMNTSFDPLRIVNTYGAFGSITKERTEVVFQGTLNATHSGEGVVWEEYEFLCKPGALDRTPCLISPYHYRLDWLMWFAAFQTYEQNEWIIHIAGRLLANDSTVLSLMDHNPFQGKDKPRWIRGEHFRYKFTKPGSASAAKGKWWVRKRIGPYFPPVNLEGLRKYFRSRNWPLPDI